From Arcticibacter tournemirensis, one genomic window encodes:
- the rny gene encoding ribonuclease Y — protein sequence MEIILYILLGLVAGVVIGRFMLRKLLKNQELAAQNKVKKILKEAENNAEILKKNKLLEAKEKFLQMKAEHEQEVTAKNNTLNQRENSIKQKEQSINQRLENTNRKDQELENLKKNLEKQLEITRIKQEEVDALKLQHISKLETIAGLSAEEAKNQLVDTLREEARSKAMIQIKDIVDEAKLTASKEAKKVVIQTIQRTATEAAIENTVSIFNIENDEIKGRVIGREGRNIRALEAATGVEIIVDDTPEAIILSGFDPVRREIARLALHRLVTDGRIHPARIEEVVAKTKKQIEDEIVEIGERTVIDLGIHGLHPELIRMIGRMRYRSSYGQNLLQHSREVANFCATMASELGLNVKLAKRAGLLHDIGKVPDDNPELPHAILGMQLAEKYKEHPEVCNAIGAHHDEIEMTSMLSPVVQACDAISGARPGARREVVESYIKRLKELEELALSYPGVEKTFAIQAGRELRVVVESERVSDAQAEILATDISNRIQTEMTYPGQIKVTVIRETRSVSYAK from the coding sequence ATGGAAATAATACTGTACATTTTATTAGGATTGGTTGCCGGAGTGGTGATTGGGCGGTTTATGCTCCGGAAGTTATTAAAGAATCAGGAGCTGGCTGCCCAGAATAAGGTAAAGAAAATTTTAAAGGAAGCCGAGAATAACGCTGAGATATTAAAAAAGAACAAGCTTCTTGAAGCGAAAGAAAAGTTCCTTCAGATGAAGGCTGAGCACGAACAGGAGGTAACAGCAAAAAACAATACCCTGAACCAGCGTGAGAACTCGATCAAGCAGAAAGAACAGTCGATAAACCAGCGCCTCGAAAATACTAATCGCAAAGATCAGGAACTTGAAAACCTAAAGAAGAATCTTGAGAAGCAGCTTGAAATTACCAGGATCAAACAGGAAGAAGTAGATGCGCTGAAATTACAGCACATCAGTAAGCTCGAAACCATAGCGGGCCTTTCTGCCGAAGAAGCGAAAAACCAGTTGGTTGATACTTTGAGAGAAGAAGCCCGCAGCAAGGCTATGATCCAGATCAAGGATATTGTGGATGAGGCGAAGCTTACAGCAAGTAAAGAGGCAAAGAAAGTAGTTATACAAACTATTCAGCGTACTGCAACTGAAGCTGCTATCGAAAATACAGTATCGATATTCAATATTGAAAACGACGAAATAAAGGGCCGGGTGATTGGGCGCGAAGGACGTAACATCCGTGCGCTTGAAGCTGCTACAGGAGTTGAAATTATCGTAGATGATACCCCAGAAGCAATTATTCTTTCCGGCTTCGATCCTGTAAGACGTGAGATAGCCCGACTTGCTTTACATCGTTTGGTAACAGATGGGCGTATCCACCCTGCACGTATTGAAGAAGTGGTTGCTAAGACGAAAAAGCAAATTGAGGATGAAATTGTCGAGATTGGTGAACGTACCGTTATAGATCTGGGCATTCACGGCCTGCATCCGGAACTGATCCGCATGATAGGCCGTATGCGTTACCGCTCTTCCTATGGCCAGAATCTTTTGCAGCACTCACGTGAAGTTGCCAATTTCTGTGCCACGATGGCTTCAGAGCTGGGGTTAAATGTTAAGCTCGCAAAACGTGCAGGGTTGCTTCATGATATTGGTAAAGTGCCTGATGATAATCCGGAGTTACCACATGCGATCCTTGGGATGCAGCTGGCTGAGAAGTATAAGGAACATCCTGAAGTATGTAATGCAATCGGCGCCCACCACGACGAAATTGAGATGACTTCTATGCTGTCGCCTGTTGTGCAGGCCTGCGATGCGATCTCAGGAGCACGCCCAGGTGCCAGGCGCGAGGTTGTTGAAAGCTATATCAAACGGCTGAAAGAGCTGGAAGAGCTTGCACTTTCTTACCCTGGAGTGGAAAAGACCTTCGCCATACAGGCTGGTCGGGAGCTTCGTGTAGTGGTAGAAAGCGAGCGTGTGAGTGATGCGCAGGCAGAAATTCTGGCAACTGATA
- a CDS encoding cell division protein ZapA: MGEISIKINIADRVYPLKVNMEEEEIVRKAAKLINDRIKEYQDNYAVRDKQDLLSMSVLHYATATLRAEKKMSEEGTEVADKVYQLDQLLSEFFSK, from the coding sequence ATGGGAGAAATCTCCATTAAAATAAATATTGCTGACCGCGTTTATCCTTTAAAGGTAAACATGGAAGAGGAAGAAATTGTAAGAAAGGCAGCTAAATTGATAAACGATCGCATAAAAGAATATCAGGACAATTATGCGGTAAGAGATAAACAGGATCTGCTATCAATGAGTGTATTACATTATGCAACCGCTACATTAAGGGCAGAGAAGAAGATGTCGGAAGAAGGAACTGAAGTAGCAGATAAAGTTTATCAGTTAGATCAGCTGCTTTCAGAATTCTTTTCTAAGTAA